In the Gossypium raimondii isolate GPD5lz chromosome 9, ASM2569854v1, whole genome shotgun sequence genome, one interval contains:
- the LOC105800201 gene encoding dof zinc finger protein DOF3.7 isoform X3, whose amino-acid sequence MNTKFCYYNNYSLRQPRYFCKTCRRYWTEGGSLRNIPVGGCSRKTKRSSSSSSKKLPDLVNNPKIHGGQDLNLAYPVSEVYTTSMSEFVKVPNSSVENSKKEIPSSLFPRCHVSAFELVTGMSSKGSNPFIPMPVPDPNTVYTPGFPLQEYKPTLNFCVDGVEEINGRLLFPFQDLKQTTDNEDNKEQGDSSAGFWNGMLGGSSW is encoded by the coding sequence ATGAACACCAAGTTCTGTTATTACAACAATTACAGTCTCAGACAACCTAGGTACTTTTGCAAGACTTGTCGAAGGTACTGGACTGAAGGCGGTTCTCTCAGGAACATCCCTGTCGGAGGTTGTTCAAGAAAAACCAAaagatcatcatcatcatcatccaaaAAGCTTCCTGATTTGGTTAATAACCCTAAGATCCATGGAGGCCAAGATCTCAACTTAGCTTACCCAGTTAGTGAAGTTTACACCACAAGTATGTCTGAATTTGTTAAAGTCCCTAATAGTAGTGTAGAAAACAGTAAGAAGGAAATTCCTTCTTCATTGTTCCCTAGATGTCATGTTTCAGCTTTCGAGTTGGTTACTGGAATGTCATCCAAGGGGTCGAATCCTTTCATTCCCATGCCAGTTCCAGATCCAAACACAGTTTATACGCCTGGGTTTCCCTTGCAAGAGTATAAACCAACGTTAAATTTCTGTGTGGATGGGGTTGAAGAGATAAATGGGAGGCTGCTGTTTCCTTTTCAAGATCTGAAGCAAACAACTGATAATGAAGATAATAAGGAACAAGGAGATTCATCAGCTGGATTTTGGAATGGGATGTTAGGTGGATCATCATGGTAA
- the LOC105800201 gene encoding dof zinc finger protein DOF1.8 isoform X1, with amino-acid sequence MDTALWPQEIVTNACSKPADLERKAAAKPQKQQALNCPRCNSMNTKFCYYNNYSLRQPRYFCKTCRRYWTEGGSLRNIPVGGCSRKTKRSSSSSSKKLPDLVNNPKIHGGQDLNLAYPVSEVYTTSMSEFVKVPNSSVENSKKEIPSSLFPRCHVSAFELVTGMSSKGSNPFIPMPVPDPNTVYTPGFPLQEYKPTLNFCVDGVEEINGRLLFPFQDLKQTTDNEDNKEQGDSSAGFWNGMLGGSSW; translated from the exons ATGGATACTGCTCTATGGCCACAG GAAATTGTCACAAATGCATGTTCAAAACCTGCAGATTTAGAGAGAAAAGCTGCTGCTAAGCCTCAAAAACAACAAGCTTTGAACTGTCCCAGGTGCAATTCAATGAACACCAAGTTCTGTTATTACAACAATTACAGTCTCAGACAACCTAGGTACTTTTGCAAGACTTGTCGAAGGTACTGGACTGAAGGCGGTTCTCTCAGGAACATCCCTGTCGGAGGTTGTTCAAGAAAAACCAAaagatcatcatcatcatcatccaaaAAGCTTCCTGATTTGGTTAATAACCCTAAGATCCATGGAGGCCAAGATCTCAACTTAGCTTACCCAGTTAGTGAAGTTTACACCACAAGTATGTCTGAATTTGTTAAAGTCCCTAATAGTAGTGTAGAAAACAGTAAGAAGGAAATTCCTTCTTCATTGTTCCCTAGATGTCATGTTTCAGCTTTCGAGTTGGTTACTGGAATGTCATCCAAGGGGTCGAATCCTTTCATTCCCATGCCAGTTCCAGATCCAAACACAGTTTATACGCCTGGGTTTCCCTTGCAAGAGTATAAACCAACGTTAAATTTCTGTGTGGATGGGGTTGAAGAGATAAATGGGAGGCTGCTGTTTCCTTTTCAAGATCTGAAGCAAACAACTGATAATGAAGATAATAAGGAACAAGGAGATTCATCAGCTGGATTTTGGAATGGGATGTTAGGTGGATCATCATGGTAA
- the LOC105800201 gene encoding dof zinc finger protein 1 isoform X2, giving the protein MATDLERKAAAKPQKQQALNCPRCNSMNTKFCYYNNYSLRQPRYFCKTCRRYWTEGGSLRNIPVGGCSRKTKRSSSSSSKKLPDLVNNPKIHGGQDLNLAYPVSEVYTTSMSEFVKVPNSSVENSKKEIPSSLFPRCHVSAFELVTGMSSKGSNPFIPMPVPDPNTVYTPGFPLQEYKPTLNFCVDGVEEINGRLLFPFQDLKQTTDNEDNKEQGDSSAGFWNGMLGGSSW; this is encoded by the exons ATGGCCACAG ATTTAGAGAGAAAAGCTGCTGCTAAGCCTCAAAAACAACAAGCTTTGAACTGTCCCAGGTGCAATTCAATGAACACCAAGTTCTGTTATTACAACAATTACAGTCTCAGACAACCTAGGTACTTTTGCAAGACTTGTCGAAGGTACTGGACTGAAGGCGGTTCTCTCAGGAACATCCCTGTCGGAGGTTGTTCAAGAAAAACCAAaagatcatcatcatcatcatccaaaAAGCTTCCTGATTTGGTTAATAACCCTAAGATCCATGGAGGCCAAGATCTCAACTTAGCTTACCCAGTTAGTGAAGTTTACACCACAAGTATGTCTGAATTTGTTAAAGTCCCTAATAGTAGTGTAGAAAACAGTAAGAAGGAAATTCCTTCTTCATTGTTCCCTAGATGTCATGTTTCAGCTTTCGAGTTGGTTACTGGAATGTCATCCAAGGGGTCGAATCCTTTCATTCCCATGCCAGTTCCAGATCCAAACACAGTTTATACGCCTGGGTTTCCCTTGCAAGAGTATAAACCAACGTTAAATTTCTGTGTGGATGGGGTTGAAGAGATAAATGGGAGGCTGCTGTTTCCTTTTCAAGATCTGAAGCAAACAACTGATAATGAAGATAATAAGGAACAAGGAGATTCATCAGCTGGATTTTGGAATGGGATGTTAGGTGGATCATCATGGTAA